The DNA segment TCTCTGAAATGCAACGTAAGGTAAACAGCACTGCTTCAGGAAGTGTCCCATGGCCTTGGCTAGCTCCACAAATCAGCACTTTCCCTGCTCAGAAAATCATTAGCAGCCTCCTGCTGGAGAGAATGCCTGCCACACACCAACAGAAGCAGCTgatattttttctttgcacACATTCATTATCCCATTTACTATGAGACAATGGCAAATCAAGATAAAGGCAGAAGCTCTAGATCATTCAATGGCACCAGACAGGATGCTGCTTTATACCTTAATGTGATTTTGTCAGCAATGTGTAGTCACATTACCATGCATATGGTATAAAGTGGTATGAATTACATTTCAGTCATGTAGAACTACTAACTGTTCCGATGATGTTTCAAATGATTTATTGCACTTTTTGCATTCCACTGGTATCATGTTTTGCATTCTTCAACCCTATGTATGAGAGCATGAGAAAACATTTGTTTTCTATTCACTTACCGCTTTATTTTTCTGAAACAAACAGCTAATCAAAAACATAGATTAACATAGCAAAGTACACCTAAAATAGCCTGCCGCAATCTATACAACCATCCATTTTCTGCAGCCTCTCCCAGGGTATTCAGGGCACAAGTGAGGGACACCCTGGACcaagtgccaacccatcacagagAACAATAGTACAcaaatttagagatgccaatcagcatACAAGACATGCTTTTGGACTGGGGGAGTGTACCCAGAGAAAATCCCAGAAGCACAGAGAAATTGAACCCCTAACCCCAGGGGTCTGAGGCAAACATGATTACCACTGTGCGACCTATGCCTGCAGCAATGGTTGGccttaataataatgatgaatgaaAGTGAGTGGATCTTGTTGTGTAATTCTTCTTTAGTGAGCTTGAATAGCTTGaatattaaaatttaatgtGAGATATGTGTGCCTTGCATTCAGTTTGAAAATATTCGTTATTAACTGTAGACATTCCCATAATGGGAGCGTGAGTCTCTTGAGATATGCCTGTAAGAGAATGGTATTGTATGAAAAGAGTGGAGGGATGACCCTGTTTCTTATCACTGCAATGGCTGAAGCACTATTTCTGCTACAGTCTTCAATTTGCCACGCCACTCACCTGGAAACATATGGCAAAAACAGTGGTGTCCACTCCTGGTCCTGCTGGGTTGTATTGTCCTCAGGTTTTTGTTGTGCCTCTGTACTTTATGGTGTATAATTGTTCCCTCAGTTGAGCTCCAGTGCATAAAAGGCTTCCAAGAAATATTAGCACAGGTAGCAGCTAAAGCCTGTTCAAATCATGGCCCTTGAGAACCATGACTGGACACCACCGACCTTTACCAGCCCTGCTCTACCTCCACAAGGCCCCCGTGTGAGCTGAGTGAGCAAAACTAAATGCAAAAACTAAATGCAGACCATTGCATAATGTATAAGATGACTTAACGCCTGGCTATAGGGCATTATATTTTGAAACTGATTCCCTCCATGGTGAGCATGTAGTGTACTGAAACGGGCCTCCATGTGTGGATGCTACAGCAGGCTCCAGTCAGACCCACCATTCATACCACTGTAGATGCTCCGGTGATGAGGGGACAGCTCCTCTGCTCCTGACCTCCTTTGTGCCACATCTCTCCCAGGGCTTCCTAATTTGCCATGATCTGGACTGCCACTGTACTGGTGCCTTAGCATCTCAGGGCTTCCTGCAATCACACGACCCTTCTGCAGATGTTCAGGAGTGCCTGACAGTATCTGTTTAGGCTCTGGACTACCACATAGACTCCCGATGCTTGTCCTGTGCTTCTGAAAGAGATCAGGGCTACCAGGAGGTTGAGAAGACACTGGCAAGTGCTTTGAAAACTGCTCTGGACTGCCTCTTTTCCCAAGCTTTTCAGGGCTGAGACCTCGCATGCCCTTGTGGTCAGGACTAGAGAATGAGCCACAGCGAGGACGGCACACTTGAGGAAAGGTATGGGCAGCATACTCCGGACTTGTGCTCCTTCTGCGGCTGAGGTGCTCTGGAACTGGCATCTCCTCCATTGCCCGGGGCTTGTGGACATGCTCAAGACTGCCTCCGGCTGGGCCAGCCAGCAGCTGCTGCTTGTGTGTCAGGTGATCAGGGCTGTCGGTGCTGCCTGCACTAGAAGTGCTGCTCCCATCCCCAACGTCCCTCAGCAGCCCTGGCCCGGGCACGCTGGCATGTGACAGACTACTCTGGCTGTCGATAGAGTtcctgcagcctgctggacctCCAGTGCTCAGTGAGACTCCTGTGCTTCCAGAGCCCTTTTCTTCATCCAGCATGAGACACAGCTCCCTCAGCTCTAGGTTTTCTTTCAGCACCTCCTCCTGCCTCTGCTCCAGCTCCTTCAGCTTTTGCAGGTATAGGGTCACCTCTTTACGCATAATGCTTGCACTGTAGCGGCCAAGGCGTTGCCACTCCCTTGacacttttttccccttctgcCGGTCATCGTCCAAGAAGCAGCAAAGGTCACGCAACTCCTGGTTATCCTCTTGCAGTTTCTGATTCACCTCCTGCAATGAGAAGAAATAGAATGACTAATCATCTACATAAAGTAAAGGGCAATCCCTGTGTGATGCCAAAGCCATTCTGAGCGTCATAACTACACTGCAACAAACAGGAGGAGTGATGCAtgcactgaatactgaacagaGAAATTAATATTCTGCTGTTCTCCAGGCCTTTCTTCCTGTGTCCATAAACAGCACAGAGTAACATAAGCATTGTAATAAGTACAAAAGTAACCGCATGACTGACAGTGAGTTTAAAACCAAAGTCAGCATTAATACTACAAGGACAAGAAGATGAATTGCATGAATTCCTGCAGTGCTTGTGGCAGTAGTAGCTCAATGGCTAAGGGTACATTTATGACCAGAAATCCCAGAATTCAGAGTCAATGTTAGGTCACTGTTACATCcttaaaatgcaagtcacttTGAATAAAAGTTATGCCAGAACCTTTCCAGCTGGTATAATCTGATCCCAAAtactgtttaatttttatttctctacaATAGGAACACTTCTCCACTCCTTTTTTCTTGCCACAGAGGTAAACGATGTAGGGTGGGTGGGGAGATATAGAGACTATACTGCAACATCCACAAACCAGCTCTGAAATGCATTGCCCCAGCACATAATGGCAGTGAAAGTACATTTGACCTCTAGGTTAGGCCAACATCCAAGATCGCTGTGGTCCCTGGCATAACCACTGAGCCGCTGCCTTTGAAACATCTATGTCCTGCATCTCTGGAATGCTAAGTAATCTGAGATCCAGGCATTGACTCATCTCTGCTCAGCACTGCATCTTTTGTGGTCCCAAAACTTCTTCACAGAAAATGAATAAGGATAGCATCTTATCCAACATATAAGTAAATACACCCATGAACGAAGTAGGATTAAATAATCAAATGGAATGTTTATAAGAAACCATTTTTATATAAATCCAAAGCCATATATGTTAATTTCATTTAGCATGTATTCATTTCACATTGTAATAGTTCATCAGAACACTGGAGGCGTtaacagtgtttttttctgtgcatCTATGCCATCCCCATACTGCTTTTCAGCAAAtatgaaaaagtttttttttttgttaattatacGTGGTACTTTGCGACACGGCAGAACTGTGAAGCATAATACTGTATACATCCCAGTCACAGCGTTTTACCTTCAGTCCTCGGATCTCATTCAGGTGCTGCTGGAGCCTGCGGTTCACCTCTCGGATCAGGTTTCCGTGTTCCACTATGGCGCTCATCTTTTCGGCCTCGGCTTTGCGCAGCCGCCGCACCAGCTCATCTTTACTCCACTTCAGGAGATCCTGGTCCGTGACTTTGGATAAATCCTCGGTACAGCTTTCCGAGCTTTTGGCTGCACCTGACTGCAGCTGGGCTTGGGCCGGCTtctccatcaccttcaccaaACTCAGTGGCGCACCGAAAGCGCCCCGCTACCGCCGAACTGTGGATTCAAGACGCAAGCCGCCCAGTGCAGACGCTCTGCAGAAATTTGCTTGGATCCGAATCAGGAGACTCTCATAGTGAGACTGCCAGCGCTGAGCATGCGGTCCGTTTAAACCTGCAGCTGCAACCTGAGAGTGCCGGGAAGAGCTCGTCCTCCTTCTGCTCCTCCTCAACCTGGCTAAAGCCCGTCTCTAAGGAAGAGATCGCGGTCCTTTCCTCTTGTTTCTCCGGTCATGTCTCCATCTCAAGGCTGAGCATGAGAGTTAAATCCGCCATGGAGGAccgatactgaccactacagcaTCACACATCCGTAGCGCAGGCCAGCAAACCGGTGCAAAAGcccaggctctctctctctctctctctctctctcacacacacacacacacacacacacgtagaagTCTTACACGCCCACTTCACCCTAATAGAGATGGTCAGGACTTTTTGGACTTTTTGTTGTCGAGCTCCATCTGCTGTTTGCATTGcgcaaaaaaagtttttttttttcaataacgCAAATATCCAAAGGGTGatcatataaatataacagTGTAAACTTAAAAATTGCCATATAaattaaacaagcaaacaagaCGGaagcacataaaataaatgagacattttagacaaaaacacaaaactctATGTTCATGAAATCTAATGTTTGATTAGCATtccatgtaaataaaaatataaaaaagaagcacatttatTTAGCACCTTACATGaatctatctccctctctcagtaTCGCAGAAATCAGTATAGAATTGACCTACTATCTGttcataaatattaatgtaaaaacTTTTCAAAACACTTTACGCATTAAGATGCCGTTAAACATTATGTACTGTTAAACAAAATGTAGGATTAAGAGTGATTTAAACCTGAATAGCTTCCAATCCTGAATTATTATTGTCAGGATCGACATGATCTAAATCAATAAAGggctcttttatatttatttaaaaaataaactctcAAAAAACCCCACTGCCCTGTCCATGTCGGTGTTTATCCACATTTCCATGTCCATGTCAGTGCTtatccacctctctctctctctctctctctctctctctctctctccacctatcagtctttctctctcttcctgtagtacttttaatataattaaaatacaaataaaataatcattttccaaaaaaacattCTTACTTCACTGTGATCCATCAGTAAGGCCAGATATACTTTACTAAAGGTTCGagtgtgatttttttcagtgcaAAAGTAAATAGTAGGGAGTTCCTGGATGTTATTTACAGAAGTGCCTTTATAGGATTCAGTGCTTGAGTAAGTGATGTGGTTTGGGACGCAGTTTGTCTCCTCCTTCTTTTCACTCGTCATTATTTCTTCGCTCTTAGAGAGCAGGTGGGTTTGTTAGTAGTCGCGTTTTAGACCAAAGGTGAGTACGTCTACATATTaacttattttttatgtatgttttaAGTAATCGTTGTGAATTGTTTAacgcataataataataataataataataataataataataataataataataataatgaatctGTAGTCTGTCTTAATAAAGCTGTTATAATGTGCGTTGAAGCAGGCACCAAAACAGCCAAGTGGTTAATAAACTGCATGAAgtttgaggaagtgtgtgtaatgCAGCTTTCATAGCCTCTCTGTTTTCTTAGACGGAAGCATTCATTCAAGACATAGCATTCAAGGCTGATCGTCTGGCTATTTTGGAGAATGGAGATCATGATGAATTTACGGTTTTGCCTTTTGCTTATGGCTTCTGTCTCTCTCGGAGGATGTTCGGAAGCACCTTCGTTTTGTCTTGGTTATGACTGTCCAGTTTACACTGTTGTGAATACATATGAGGTAGGATCtaccactgatgatgatgttttccactgtttcactgtttgtaAACAATAGTTAGTACTATAAAATCTATAAGCATCTATTTACTCTTGTGATTAGAGTTTTGAGGAGCGTCTTTATGAGCCCAGCCAGTGGATCACTACAGACATTGCAAGCACCAGAGCCAGTGACGTCCAAAAAGGCTTCTGGAAACTATATTACTTTATGCAAGGGAAAAATAAGGATGGTACGCAAAATTGTGAAAGATAAACATAAGAGAAGTTTGTGACAAAGTACAGCTTgcaatgttgttgttttgttttctaggaaaaaaaatcacaagccGGCCAGTAGTGGTGTCAGTAAATGATGCTTCTGAGAATGGGGTGTCAATCTCCTTCTTCATCAGCGCTGGCATTGTCCTCCCTGAACCTAATGATGAGACCATCAAGAAAAAAGACCTGCCTGCTTCAAGGGTGTATGTTAGGTAAGACTAATTATATATACTTAAACTTAAATGTATACTTGTTTCTGGTGTGTTTCGAAACAACCTGTTTACAGCAGTGATTCCAGCAGCAATAGGATTAGCATGTTTGGGTGGAGGTTACAGATTACAGATAAGGTTTAGTCCATGTGTGAATTCCACAGAGAAAGCTATAGTTTTCTTTATTGTGTTTCATGAAGTAACCTAAAACTGAGGACATATAGCTATACTGGAACATTATTCCAAGGCAAAGTAATCTTTATTTctcctaaaataaaaatataacatttgaAGGcttcatacactaaaacacaaatCTTTCTAAAGGTTCTTTTATGTATCAGACCTCTGCATTTGCACATTTGTCATTTGTTATATACCACAATTTCATACTAACATCCTGCAGACCACTTTTCAGGCTAGACATTTTATTGAACCCATTATCATAATAAAAGTCTGTTTTCTCTAACCGTATACAAATAATCGTTTCAGTCACTCAGTCTTTTGCTGCCGCACTGTTGCCTTACAATCCACAGGGTATTTGGGGGAATTGCAACTGAGGACGATGCCATTGAGAATGTGCAGAAGTTGAAGAAGGACCTGCAGGTTGCAGGGAAACCTTTTGATGACACAAGGTTTGAGGCAGCTGGATATGATGCTCTGTGGAAGCTAGTGAACAGACACAATGAAGTATGGGTCTATGCTGCCTAGTGCTAGCTACAGATCACTGAGTAACAGCTACGAATGGCAGATATATGAATCCTGTCATTGTTATAACTGAACACTCTCTTACTAAATATGTGTATTTTTCCTATCTGTaatctttaatttaattaaaacattagccattaattaattgaattaaaagcATTTAGGCAAAGAGTGTATAAGTAAATTAAATAGTTAATGAAGTaggtttttttgggttttttttttgctgccttATAATTGTTtccttaaaattaaaatttaaacaaatgtgtttgcgttcttttttctttttttcttttttcaaaaaaataGGAAACAGTAACATACATAATGAGCA comes from the Hemibagrus wyckioides isolate EC202008001 linkage group LG03, SWU_Hwy_1.0, whole genome shotgun sequence genome and includes:
- the soul2 gene encoding heme-binding protein soul2 produces the protein MEIMMNLRFCLLLMASVSLGGCSEAPSFCLGYDCPVYTVVNTYESFEERLYEPSQWITTDIASTRASDVQKGFWKLYYFMQGKNKDGKKITSRPVVVSVNDASENGVSISFFISAGIVLPEPNDETIKKKDLPASRVYVRVFGGIATEDDAIENVQKLKKDLQVAGKPFDDTRFEAAGYDALWKLVNRHNEVWVYAA
- the ccdc85a gene encoding coiled-coil domain-containing protein 85A isoform X1, producing the protein MEKPAQAQLQSGAAKSSESCTEDLSKVTDQDLLKWSKDELVRRLRKAEAEKMSAIVEHGNLIREVNRRLQQHLNEIRGLKEVNQKLQEDNQELRDLCCFLDDDRQKGKKVSREWQRLGRYSASIMRKEVTLYLQKLKELEQRQEEVLKENLELRELCLMLDEEKGSGSTGVSLSTGGPAGCRNSIDSQSSLSHASVPGPGLLRDVGDGSSTSSAGSTDSPDHLTHKQQLLAGPAGGSLEHVHKPRAMEEMPVPEHLSRRRSTSPEYAAHTFPQVCRPRCGSFSSPDHKGMRGLSPEKLGKRGSPEQFSKHLPVSSQPPGSPDLFQKHRTSIGSLCGSPEPKQILSGTPEHLQKGRVIAGSPEMLRHQYSGSPDHGKLGSPGRDVAQRRSGAEELSPHHRSIYSGMNALLSAGCCTTSCRSVKLWDSFDAS
- the ccdc85a gene encoding coiled-coil domain-containing protein 85A isoform X2, with the translated sequence MEKPAQAQLQSGAAKSSESCTEDLSKVTDQDLLKWSKDELVRRLRKAEAEKMSAIVEHGNLIREVNRRLQQHLNEIRGLKEVNQKLQEDNQELRDLCCFLDDDRQKGKKVSREWQRLGRYSASIMRKEVTLYLQKLKELEQRQEEVLKENLELRELCLMLDEEKGSGSTGVSLSTGGPAGCRNSIDSQSSLSHASVPGPGLLRDVGDGSSTSSAGSTDSPDHLTHKQQLLAGPAGGSLEHVHKPRAMEEMPVPEHLSRRRSTSPEYAAHTFPQVCRPRCGSFSSPDHKGMRGLSPEKLGKRGSPEQFSKHLPVSSQPPGSPDLFQKHRTSIGSLCGSPEPKQILSGTPEHLQKGRVIAGSPEMLRHQYSGSPDHGKLGSPGRDVAQRRSGAEELSPHHRSIYSALLSAGCCTTSCRSVKLWDSFDAS